In the Candidatus Thermoplasmatota archaeon genome, one interval contains:
- a CDS encoding ArsA family ATPase, whose amino-acid sequence ADTLRLLAFPDTANWYFDRLFHMLRNVLRVARVTVGKLMSTPLPTEKFLTDLENLKGRLAYVQDLLTDPEITSVRLVVNPEKMVIAETQRAYTYLCLYGYTVESIVINRIIPDELGDTYFKAKLEEQRRYLGQIDEIFSPLKTIKARLMPKEVLGMKALEKLGDELFGKGDPTEVYSTESPMKMYEEDNASVLAIKLPYPMEQKLELYTRKDDLTLQLGAFKKSIVLPHSMTNKKVLGADMEDGWLKIKFEVEKHGKRKGRKGRRGRKEAGKAH is encoded by the coding sequence GCGGACACGCTTCGACTCCTTGCTTTCCCCGATACCGCGAACTGGTACTTCGACCGGCTTTTCCACATGCTCAGGAACGTGCTCAGGGTGGCAAGAGTCACCGTTGGGAAGCTGATGTCCACGCCGCTGCCGACGGAGAAATTCCTGACGGACCTGGAGAATCTCAAAGGGCGTTTGGCCTATGTCCAGGACCTGCTGACAGACCCTGAGATCACCTCCGTCAGACTGGTCGTGAATCCTGAGAAGATGGTCATCGCGGAGACGCAAAGGGCCTACACATATCTCTGCCTGTACGGTTACACTGTCGAGAGCATAGTCATAAACCGGATCATACCAGACGAGCTGGGGGACACTTACTTCAAGGCCAAGCTGGAGGAACAGAGGAGATATCTGGGGCAGATAGACGAGATATTCTCCCCGCTCAAGACGATCAAGGCGAGGTTGATGCCCAAGGAGGTCCTGGGCATGAAGGCCCTTGAGAAGCTCGGGGACGAGCTGTTCGGCAAAGGGGACCCGACCGAGGTGTATTCGACCGAGTCGCCCATGAAGATGTACGAGGAGGACAACGCCAGCGTCCTGGCAATCAAGCTGCCGTATCCCATGGAGCAGAAGCTAGAGCTTTATACGCGCAAGGACGATTTGACTCTGCAGCTAGGGGCGTTCAAGAAGTCCATAGTCCTGCCGCACTCGATGACCAACAAGAAGGTTCTCGGTGCGGACATGGAGGATGGCTGGCTCAAGATAAAGTTCGAGGTCGAGAAACATGGCAAGAGAAAAGGTAGGAAAGGGCGTCGAGGCCGCAAAGAGGCTGGAAAGGCACATTGA
- a CDS encoding 4Fe-4S dicluster domain-containing protein — MVKMLVPYPENCTGCRFCEMACTIYHDGKINHADARLQVHRRGVKVDFPSVCTHCVSCGEDCCVLHCPVEAIKKKDGMVYVDQEECTACGECVEVCPFGVMRMEEKAFNCDLCGGSPTCVKFCPMKAIVYEEPKPEQYEKVKKLLAVEE, encoded by the coding sequence ATGGTCAAGATGTTGGTACCGTACCCAGAGAACTGCACTGGCTGCAGGTTTTGCGAGATGGCCTGCACCATATATCATGATGGAAAGATCAACCACGCGGACGCTCGGCTGCAGGTGCACAGGAGAGGGGTCAAGGTAGACTTCCCATCTGTGTGCACGCACTGCGTGTCCTGCGGAGAGGACTGCTGCGTCCTTCACTGCCCGGTCGAGGCCATCAAGAAGAAGGACGGCATGGTCTACGTCGACCAGGAAGAATGCACTGCGTGCGGGGAATGCGTCGAGGTCTGCCCGTTCGGGGTGATGCGCATGGAGGAGAAGGCATTCAACTGCGACCTGTGCGGTGGAAGCCCGACCTGCGTCAAGTTCTGCCCGATGAAGGCTATCGTCTACGAGGAGCCGAAGCCGGAGCAGTATGAGAAGGTCAAGAAGCTTCTTGCGGTGGAGGAATGA
- a CDS encoding aldehyde ferredoxin oxidoreductase family protein yields MKMKGYTGKILKVDLTTEKSHARPFDEKHARKYLGGQGFAVEIVYHGVPKGADPLGPQNVLAMAGGVFDGFPVGTGGKVAFAAKSPATNTLAESIMGGSIGPELRHAGYDALEIVGKAESPSYLYIENERIEVKDAADLWGKDTRQVPEMLKKRHGWDVKVACIGVAGEKLSKIASIDCDDRQAGRAGLGAVMGSKNLKAIVIRGTNDLVPAEPKKLLGIAFRYQKIYEAAPSFIEDTKYGTGEFLGWINKEKGVFPTRNFQESVFAEREKIDPYYWAPKYVTKNKACFACTKPCGKLFEVKSGKFAGVAIDGIEYETLYSLGGACGNSDVESVARANELCDLLGMDTISAGVTIGFAMELMQRGIITEKDVGFKLTWDNASDAVPRMVEMMGNRRGFGDVLADGVKVAAKKIGKGAERYAVHTKGLEPPAYDVRGMKGHGLAYMTSTRGACHLRAGFYAPELVGKFWKWEGIDRASTANKGFMVSQTENFMCVYDSVGLCKFSRGFYLIAKLPEVIEAITGLTFTEDELLKIGERIHNMKGAFNAREGVTRKDWLLPPRILQDPIPEGPSKGQKISVEEMNTMLDDYMKARGWTMDGVPTPEKLKELDID; encoded by the coding sequence ATGAAAATGAAGGGTTACACTGGCAAGATACTGAAGGTAGACCTCACGACGGAGAAGTCGCATGCCCGACCATTCGATGAGAAACATGCAAGGAAGTACCTGGGGGGCCAGGGGTTCGCGGTCGAGATCGTCTACCACGGCGTTCCCAAGGGCGCGGACCCGCTGGGACCGCAGAACGTGCTCGCGATGGCCGGAGGAGTATTCGACGGATTCCCAGTAGGGACCGGAGGGAAGGTCGCATTCGCCGCGAAGTCACCTGCCACGAACACGCTGGCCGAGAGCATCATGGGAGGCTCGATAGGTCCGGAGCTGAGGCACGCGGGATACGATGCTCTCGAGATAGTCGGCAAGGCGGAATCACCATCGTACCTTTACATCGAGAACGAGAGGATCGAGGTGAAGGATGCAGCGGACCTGTGGGGTAAGGACACTAGACAGGTACCGGAGATGCTGAAGAAGCGCCACGGCTGGGATGTCAAAGTCGCATGCATTGGCGTGGCGGGAGAGAAGCTCTCCAAGATAGCGAGCATCGACTGCGATGACAGACAGGCTGGCAGGGCGGGCTTGGGCGCGGTAATGGGTTCGAAGAACCTGAAGGCGATCGTGATCAGAGGCACGAACGACCTCGTCCCAGCAGAACCGAAGAAGCTGTTGGGAATAGCGTTCAGGTACCAGAAGATCTACGAGGCAGCGCCCTCGTTCATCGAGGACACGAAGTACGGCACGGGCGAGTTCCTTGGCTGGATAAACAAGGAGAAGGGCGTTTTCCCGACCAGGAACTTCCAGGAGAGCGTGTTCGCTGAGAGAGAGAAGATCGACCCGTACTACTGGGCCCCGAAGTATGTCACCAAGAACAAGGCATGTTTCGCCTGCACCAAACCATGCGGGAAGCTCTTCGAGGTCAAGAGCGGCAAGTTCGCTGGCGTTGCCATTGACGGCATCGAGTACGAGACGCTGTACTCGCTAGGCGGTGCATGTGGCAACTCGGATGTCGAGTCGGTCGCCAGGGCGAACGAACTGTGTGACCTGCTGGGCATGGACACCATCTCCGCCGGAGTCACCATCGGCTTCGCCATGGAGCTCATGCAGAGAGGCATCATCACTGAGAAGGACGTCGGGTTCAAACTTACCTGGGACAACGCCTCAGACGCGGTGCCCAGGATGGTAGAGATGATGGGCAACAGAAGGGGCTTCGGAGATGTGCTAGCAGATGGCGTGAAGGTCGCGGCGAAGAAGATCGGCAAGGGGGCCGAGAGATACGCCGTCCACACCAAAGGGCTCGAGCCACCCGCATACGATGTCAGAGGCATGAAAGGCCATGGACTGGCGTATATGACATCGACCAGGGGAGCCTGCCACCTGAGAGCCGGATTCTACGCGCCCGAGCTGGTCGGCAAGTTTTGGAAGTGGGAGGGCATTGACCGAGCCTCTACGGCTAACAAGGGATTCATGGTGTCCCAGACAGAGAACTTCATGTGCGTCTACGACTCGGTCGGCCTGTGCAAGTTCTCAAGAGGGTTCTACCTGATCGCGAAGCTGCCAGAAGTGATCGAGGCCATAACCGGCTTGACCTTCACGGAGGACGAGCTCCTGAAGATCGGGGAGAGGATCCACAACATGAAAGGCGCGTTCAACGCGCGCGAAGGTGTGACGAGGAAGGACTGGCTCCTGCCTCCAAGGATCCTACAGGACCCGATCCCGGAAGGACCGTCGAAGGGCCAGAAGATATCGGTCGAGGAGATGAACACGATGCTCGATGACTACATGAAGGCCCGCGGATGGACCATGGACGGCGTACCGACCCCTGAGAAGCTCAAGGAGCTCGACATAGACTGA
- a CDS encoding roadblock/LC7 domain-containing protein, with amino-acid sequence MELKPALRALRQNSGAIASAVISRDGLIIAADVPEGVSMETFGIMCATLLGAASTAHSELRIGTPIHVVVESEDAKLVVVGAGRKALIVAVIGRKGDANLVLKKLDELAETLKMI; translated from the coding sequence ATGGAACTCAAACCGGCGCTTAGAGCCCTCAGGCAGAACTCAGGGGCAATCGCGTCTGCCGTCATCAGCAGGGATGGCCTCATCATCGCCGCCGACGTGCCAGAGGGCGTCTCGATGGAGACCTTCGGGATCATGTGCGCGACATTACTGGGCGCTGCGTCTACCGCTCACTCAGAACTCAGGATCGGGACCCCGATTCACGTGGTCGTGGAGAGCGAGGACGCAAAGCTGGTCGTTGTCGGCGCCGGAAGGAAAGCGCTCATAGTCGCCGTGATCGGCAGAAAGGGCGATGCGAACCTCGTGCTCAAGAAACTGGACGAGCTCGCTGAAACGCTCAAGATGATATGA
- a CDS encoding TIGR00296 family protein, which yields MMFSDEDGRLAVKIARAAVESHVRRTKFEEPKVPDIFKKNYGVFVTLTTYPDDQLRGCIGYPEPVMPLINALKDAAISACSRDPRFPEVKPEELKRIRVEASLLTEPEEVKVKKPREYISCVKIGEDGLIMQRGYARGLLLPQVPVEWHWDAEEFLCQCCLKAGLMPDSWLQEGTKIFKFQAEVFSEDKPGEDVRRRSLSDEHGSCSGR from the coding sequence ATGATGTTCTCCGACGAGGATGGCCGACTGGCTGTCAAGATCGCGCGAGCCGCCGTCGAAAGCCATGTTAGACGCACGAAGTTCGAGGAACCGAAGGTGCCCGACATCTTCAAGAAGAACTACGGGGTGTTCGTGACACTGACCACCTATCCGGATGACCAGCTCAGGGGATGCATCGGCTATCCCGAACCCGTCATGCCGTTGATCAATGCGCTCAAGGACGCAGCGATCAGTGCATGCTCCCGCGATCCGAGATTCCCCGAGGTCAAGCCTGAGGAGCTCAAGCGGATCAGAGTGGAGGCGAGCCTTCTGACCGAGCCAGAGGAGGTCAAGGTGAAGAAGCCGAGGGAGTACATCTCGTGCGTCAAGATCGGGGAGGACGGGCTAATCATGCAGCGTGGATATGCCAGGGGTCTACTTCTGCCGCAGGTGCCGGTCGAGTGGCACTGGGACGCCGAGGAGTTCCTATGCCAGTGCTGTCTCAAGGCGGGCCTGATGCCCGACTCGTGGCTGCAAGAGGGCACCAAGATCTTCAAGTTCCAAGCAGAGGTGTTCTCTGAGGATAAGCCAGGCGAGGACGTGAGACGAAGGAGTCTCAGTGACGAACATGGAAGTTGTAGTGGAAGGTAA
- the pyrC gene encoding dihydroorotase codes for MEVVVEGNCCVSGRMERCCIGIENGRIQKVAKLIEGEKVFRFGTKIVLPAAIDAHVHFRDPGLTQNEDFGTGSLAAIHGGVTCVFDMPNTKPPTTTLSALRDKKKIASSKSMVDFGLFAGVRPGLDVEALAKEAIGFKLYMASTTGELMVPSLESVKKEIAAIAATEKVLAVHAEDESLRRKEIEDSLEDHLRNRNNECESSAIRKVKVAANGCKLHICHVSGKASLPLIQGVPNLTSEITPHHLLFDISSKLGTLAKVNPPLRKRDDRHALFQALKEGVFDMIASDHAPYAIDEKKEDFDYAPTGMPGVETMVPLMLNLVKERHLDITGAVGMLSERPGEVYGLAKGKIAPGYDADLIVVDMTRSTIIKADNLHSKCGWTAYQDMPGIFPQAVFLRGQLMVENGSQVGERIGRDVLGSR; via the coding sequence ATGGAAGTTGTAGTGGAAGGTAACTGTTGCGTCTCCGGAAGAATGGAGAGGTGCTGCATAGGCATCGAGAACGGCAGGATACAGAAAGTAGCGAAGCTCATAGAGGGCGAGAAGGTCTTCCGATTCGGCACGAAGATCGTTCTCCCAGCCGCCATCGACGCCCATGTCCATTTCCGCGACCCTGGTCTGACGCAGAATGAGGATTTCGGGACGGGTTCCTTGGCGGCGATCCACGGGGGCGTCACATGCGTCTTCGACATGCCAAACACAAAGCCACCTACTACAACGCTGTCCGCGCTCAGAGATAAGAAAAAGATAGCTTCATCAAAGAGCATGGTGGACTTCGGCCTGTTCGCCGGTGTTAGGCCCGGCCTGGATGTCGAGGCACTGGCGAAGGAGGCGATCGGGTTCAAGCTCTACATGGCCAGCACGACCGGTGAACTTATGGTGCCCTCCCTCGAATCGGTCAAGAAGGAGATCGCTGCAATTGCAGCGACAGAGAAGGTCCTCGCGGTCCACGCGGAGGATGAGTCCCTTCGTAGGAAAGAGATCGAGGATAGCCTGGAAGATCATCTCAGGAACAGGAACAACGAGTGTGAGAGCAGCGCGATCAGGAAGGTGAAGGTTGCTGCGAACGGCTGCAAGCTGCATATATGCCATGTGTCGGGGAAGGCTTCTCTGCCGCTTATTCAGGGAGTCCCTAATCTGACCTCCGAGATCACCCCACATCATCTGCTCTTCGATATCAGCTCGAAGTTAGGTACTCTCGCCAAGGTCAACCCGCCGCTCAGGAAGAGAGATGACAGGCACGCGTTGTTCCAGGCGTTGAAGGAAGGCGTATTCGACATGATCGCCTCGGACCACGCACCATATGCGATCGATGAGAAGAAGGAGGACTTCGACTACGCCCCGACGGGAATGCCAGGGGTAGAGACGATGGTCCCCCTGATGCTGAATCTGGTGAAGGAGAGGCACTTGGACATCACCGGCGCGGTGGGGATGCTCTCCGAGCGACCCGGTGAGGTGTACGGCCTGGCCAAGGGGAAGATCGCGCCAGGGTACGACGCCGACCTGATCGTTGTTGACATGACGCGCAGCACGATCATCAAAGCGGACAACCTGCACTCGAAATGCGGGTGGACGGCCTACCAGGACATGCCAGGGATATTCCCGCAGGCCGTATTCCTCAGGGGCCAGCTAATGGTAGAGAATGGTTCCCAAGTGGGTGAGAGGATAGGAAGGGATGTCCTTGGCTCAAGGTAG
- a CDS encoding YkgJ family cysteine cluster protein, with protein sequence MSLAQGSEPLEIDYSEVDGRTYRCVDGCALCCLCQPELLPEEETKFRADPRLSDGMADRHISPEVRGAAIKLMGAHGSCHFLKDKRCRIYQDRPHFCRAFPVNVFVGWRIQLNANLSCRGMGLAGENLDDVAKGILSEYEEERLRSELGTAKKVFTEFVRNTRDTWVAQSFSSVRGAGHALADELVEELGLSRLLTYAEHGRTKQNASATDIARLVRRTEAEANVEERALIDGTELFDLPDLSLLPIYIDDMNRWKIFRLVGKEIVGYELSEDGSTRESSRTNPSDIELMPISSSGKTAFKEYMALVNARDCFLGHAAYLCDMDGYEYNFAQVYLGALANNATDLWWRASFLARLAGRTDLGPEEVREGVIFFDMDLLDLPTIGAFI encoded by the coding sequence ATGTCCTTGGCTCAAGGTAGCGAGCCATTGGAGATAGACTACTCCGAGGTGGACGGCAGGACCTACAGATGTGTCGACGGGTGCGCCCTTTGCTGTTTATGCCAGCCTGAGCTGCTCCCCGAGGAAGAAACCAAGTTCCGAGCCGACCCGAGGCTCTCCGATGGGATGGCTGACAGGCACATCTCGCCGGAGGTGCGAGGCGCGGCGATCAAACTCATGGGAGCGCATGGCTCGTGCCATTTCTTGAAAGACAAACGCTGCAGGATATACCAAGACAGACCGCACTTCTGCAGGGCATTCCCTGTCAACGTATTCGTAGGGTGGAGGATCCAGCTCAACGCGAACCTGTCGTGCAGAGGCATGGGACTTGCCGGCGAGAATCTGGATGATGTCGCAAAGGGCATCCTCTCTGAATACGAGGAAGAACGCTTGCGTTCGGAGCTCGGCACGGCGAAGAAGGTCTTCACGGAGTTCGTGAGAAACACCAGAGACACGTGGGTCGCACAGTCGTTCTCGTCGGTCAGAGGCGCTGGACATGCGCTCGCGGACGAGCTGGTCGAGGAGCTCGGCCTCAGCAGGTTGTTGACATACGCCGAGCACGGTAGAACCAAGCAGAACGCGTCTGCAACGGACATCGCGAGACTTGTCCGGAGGACGGAGGCTGAGGCGAATGTCGAAGAGAGGGCGCTGATAGATGGAACGGAGTTGTTCGATCTTCCCGATCTGAGCCTGCTGCCGATATACATCGATGACATGAACAGATGGAAGATCTTCAGGTTGGTCGGCAAGGAGATAGTGGGCTACGAACTCTCCGAGGACGGATCCACCAGGGAGTCGTCGAGAACCAACCCTTCGGACATAGAACTCATGCCCATCTCCTCGTCAGGAAAGACCGCCTTCAAGGAGTACATGGCACTGGTCAACGCCCGAGACTGCTTCCTTGGGCACGCGGCCTACCTGTGTGACATGGACGGCTATGAGTACAACTTCGCCCAGGTGTACCTAGGCGCGCTCGCCAACAACGCGACCGACCTGTGGTGGAGGGCGTCGTTCCTCGCAAGACTGGCTGGAAGAACAGACTTGGGACCGGAGGAGGTCCGGGAGGGAGTGATCTTCTTCGACATGGATCTGCTGGACCTCCCGACGATAGGTGCGTTCATCTGA
- a CDS encoding Lrp/AsnC family transcriptional regulator, which yields MTDKQISVTLDKNDKIILKMLQEDCNISLKKIGEKTGLSSSTVHYRVNRLIEDGVITGFKAIVDPLKVGKEILAISLVTGRYGPDYSKKIGERIAKIQGVWAVYFLLGNIDFAVLLRASSREELKDIVDSFIKIEDVERSNTYLILERLKEDMTVQL from the coding sequence TTGACGGATAAGCAAATCTCAGTAACGCTTGACAAGAACGACAAGATAATTCTGAAAATGCTTCAAGAGGACTGCAACATCAGTCTCAAGAAGATCGGGGAGAAGACAGGACTCTCCTCGTCCACTGTGCACTACAGGGTCAACAGGCTGATCGAGGACGGCGTGATCACGGGGTTCAAGGCGATCGTGGACCCGCTCAAGGTTGGCAAGGAGATACTGGCCATTTCACTCGTGACTGGCAGGTATGGCCCGGACTACTCCAAGAAAATCGGAGAGAGGATCGCCAAGATACAGGGCGTTTGGGCGGTCTACTTCCTGCTAGGGAACATCGACTTCGCCGTCCTCCTGCGGGCATCGTCAAGGGAGGAGCTCAAGGACATCGTCGATTCTTTCATCAAGATCGAGGACGTCGAGAGGTCAAACACATACCTCATACTCGAGAGGTTGAAGGAAGACATGACCGTCCAACTCTGA
- a CDS encoding small nuclear ribonucleoprotein (Enables 3` processing of polyadenylated mRNAs and tRNA precursors), whose product MIKPLAVLNKSINQQVIVELKGKRGYRGVLDGYDPHMNLVLRNAEETYESQVVRKMETTIVRGDNVIYISP is encoded by the coding sequence TTGATCAAGCCCCTGGCTGTTCTGAACAAGTCAATCAACCAGCAGGTTATCGTCGAGCTCAAGGGGAAGAGAGGGTACAGGGGTGTCCTGGACGGCTACGACCCTCACATGAACCTAGTGCTCAGGAACGCTGAGGAGACCTACGAAAGCCAGGTCGTCCGGAAGATGGAGACTACCATCGTCCGCGGGGACAATGTGATTTACATATCACCGTGA
- a CDS encoding 50S ribosomal protein L37e, translated as MTKGTPSMGKRGSKKTHIICRRCGKRAYHVRHKTCASCGFGATAKLRHYNWAKQH; from the coding sequence ATGACAAAGGGCACTCCATCGATGGGGAAGCGAGGCAGCAAGAAGACGCACATAATCTGTCGTCGCTGCGGCAAGCGCGCTTATCACGTGAGACACAAAACTTGTGCTTCGTGCGGTTTCGGCGCAACGGCCAAGCTGAGGCATTACAATTGGGCCAAACAGCACTGA